Proteins encoded within one genomic window of Streptomyces sp. NBC_01314:
- a CDS encoding RICIN domain-containing protein, protein MSLWTSLEPASAAVDPGGSTTVRLRLRNTGDVVDEYRFEPVGDIAPWTTVEPQTLRLYPGTTGSVDLTFAPPRTSDATAGPNAYAVRIVPTEHPEAVTVPEGNLTITPFTEVRAELVPPTVKGRLRGRPKLAIDNLGNTKVTASVSGSDNGDQLSYDIHPSNVQIEPGRAAFVKATLKPRQITWFGSKEERPYTFAVKRSGVTPLDVEGTYVQRSFLPGWLATCLGIFLALAITFLTLWLAYRPTVTSAATEFRETGVSTLPPSASPQPLESAKPEPESEPEQESVPSEEADDGGGGGDAPAAPPEPTEKEDESVLPARNILLRNLATKLCADVPGEGNGRRDGRVQQFTCDDSTADNQLWNLEVKAAKKAPDGSDLFQIRNAKDQLCMDLPNYGENPIHTKITEFTCDGTTSDNQLWWLDPQQGGGYWIRNFASKNRCLEIAGNEDTRDEVTLMLFHCTVTDDQEWQIVPAAGA, encoded by the coding sequence GTGAGCCTTTGGACTTCTCTGGAACCCGCGTCGGCCGCGGTGGATCCCGGTGGCAGTACGACCGTGCGGCTGCGTCTGCGCAATACCGGTGATGTGGTCGATGAGTACCGCTTCGAGCCGGTCGGTGACATCGCGCCGTGGACGACTGTGGAGCCGCAGACTCTGCGGTTGTATCCGGGGACGACGGGTTCGGTGGACCTGACGTTCGCGCCGCCCCGTACTTCGGATGCGACGGCGGGGCCGAACGCGTATGCGGTGCGGATCGTGCCGACGGAGCATCCGGAGGCGGTGACGGTTCCCGAGGGGAATCTGACGATCACGCCGTTCACCGAGGTGCGGGCGGAGCTTGTGCCGCCGACGGTGAAGGGGCGGTTGCGGGGGCGGCCGAAGCTGGCCATCGACAACCTGGGCAATACGAAGGTGACCGCGTCGGTCAGTGGCAGCGACAACGGTGACCAGTTGTCGTACGACATCCATCCGAGCAATGTGCAGATCGAGCCGGGTCGTGCCGCGTTCGTGAAGGCCACGTTGAAGCCGCGGCAGATCACCTGGTTCGGGTCGAAGGAGGAGCGGCCGTACACCTTCGCGGTGAAGCGGTCGGGGGTGACGCCGCTGGATGTCGAGGGCACCTATGTGCAGCGCAGCTTCCTGCCGGGCTGGCTCGCCACCTGCCTCGGCATCTTCCTGGCCCTCGCGATCACCTTCCTCACCCTCTGGCTCGCCTACAGACCCACCGTGACCAGCGCCGCCACCGAGTTCCGGGAGACCGGCGTCAGCACGCTGCCGCCCTCGGCCTCGCCGCAACCGCTGGAGTCCGCGAAGCCGGAGCCGGAGTCTGAGCCGGAGCAGGAATCGGTCCCGTCCGAAGAGGCCGACGACGGCGGTGGCGGTGGCGACGCGCCCGCGGCGCCGCCCGAGCCGACCGAGAAGGAGGACGAGAGCGTGCTGCCCGCCCGCAACATCCTCCTGCGCAACCTCGCCACCAAGCTGTGCGCCGACGTCCCCGGCGAGGGCAACGGGCGGAGAGACGGCCGGGTCCAGCAGTTCACCTGCGACGACAGCACGGCGGACAACCAGCTCTGGAACCTGGAGGTGAAGGCCGCGAAGAAGGCGCCCGACGGCAGTGATCTCTTCCAGATCCGCAACGCCAAGGACCAGCTCTGCATGGACCTGCCGAACTACGGAGAGAACCCGATCCATACGAAGATCACGGAGTTCACCTGTGACGGCACGACCAGTGACAACCAGTTGTGGTGGCTCGACCCGCAGCAGGGCGGCGGCTACTGGATCCGCAACTTCGCGAGCAAGAACAGGTGTCTCGAAATCGCGGGCAACGAAGACACACGCGACGAGGTGACCTTGATGCTCTTCCACTGCACCGTCACCGACGACCAGGAATGGCAGATCGTTCCTGCCGCGGGGGCCTGA
- a CDS encoding hydrolase → MSLWTSLEPASATVDPGSSTTVRLRLRNTGDVVDEYRFEPVGDIAPWTTVEPQTLRLYPGTTGSVDLTFAPPRTSDATAGPNAYAVRIVPTEHPEAVTVPEGNLTITPFTEVRAELVPPTVKGRLRGRPKLAIDNLGNTKVTASVSGSDNGDQLSYDIHPSNVQIEPGRAAFVKATLKPRQITWFGSKEERPYTFAVKRSGVTPLDVEGTYVQRSFLPGWLATCLGIFLALAITFLTLWLAYRPTVTSAATELQKAGVSTLPPSPSAPVSTPPPPTPSAPPASSPPPQATETETESDSGNGSGGGSGGGGGGGSGGGSEEKKKPAPTAATAVRQLAAADPAGRHICYRAFVTGKGWTAPECDGDTAGTVGQARSLKALNIAVSGVNGTASAAFVHNPDSTNGQGHYNGKPWASAKDGFDNYFGSSKRGAPDMLGFTINVDEGGRGVCQSVHQKDRGWQNLACDKPGQGDNYIFGGTLDNGIWLEAVKFTV, encoded by the coding sequence GTGAGCCTCTGGACTTCCCTCGAACCCGCCTCCGCGACTGTGGACCCGGGGAGCAGTACGACCGTGCGGCTGCGTCTGCGCAATACCGGTGATGTGGTCGATGAGTACCGCTTCGAGCCGGTCGGTGACATCGCGCCGTGGACGACTGTGGAGCCGCAGACTCTGCGGTTGTATCCGGGGACGACGGGTTCGGTGGACCTGACGTTCGCGCCGCCCCGTACTTCGGATGCGACGGCGGGGCCGAACGCGTATGCGGTGCGGATCGTGCCGACGGAGCATCCGGAGGCGGTGACGGTTCCCGAGGGGAATCTGACGATCACGCCGTTCACCGAGGTGCGGGCGGAGCTTGTGCCGCCGACGGTGAAGGGGCGGTTGCGGGGGCGGCCGAAGCTGGCCATCGACAACCTGGGCAATACGAAGGTGACCGCGTCGGTCAGTGGCAGCGACAACGGTGACCAGTTGTCGTACGACATCCATCCGAGCAATGTGCAGATCGAGCCGGGTCGTGCCGCGTTCGTGAAGGCCACGTTGAAGCCGCGGCAGATCACCTGGTTCGGGTCGAAGGAGGAGCGGCCGTACACCTTCGCGGTGAAGCGGTCGGGGGTGACGCCGCTGGATGTCGAGGGCACCTATGTGCAGCGCAGCTTCCTGCCGGGCTGGCTCGCCACCTGCCTCGGCATCTTCCTGGCCCTCGCGATCACCTTCCTCACCCTCTGGCTCGCCTACAGACCCACCGTGACCAGCGCCGCGACGGAGCTGCAGAAAGCCGGCGTGAGCACGCTGCCGCCCAGCCCCTCGGCGCCGGTGTCGACCCCTCCGCCGCCCACTCCCTCCGCGCCTCCCGCCTCCTCGCCACCCCCGCAGGCGACGGAAACCGAGACGGAGAGTGACAGCGGGAACGGGAGCGGCGGCGGCAGCGGCGGTGGCGGTGGCGGTGGCTCCGGCGGTGGTTCCGAGGAGAAGAAGAAGCCCGCTCCCACGGCCGCGACCGCCGTACGGCAGTTGGCGGCAGCGGACCCGGCCGGCCGGCACATCTGCTATCGCGCGTTCGTGACGGGCAAGGGCTGGACGGCCCCCGAGTGCGACGGCGACACGGCCGGCACGGTGGGCCAGGCCAGGTCGCTCAAGGCCCTCAACATCGCGGTGTCCGGCGTCAACGGCACGGCCAGCGCCGCGTTCGTCCACAACCCCGACTCGACCAACGGCCAGGGTCACTACAACGGGAAGCCGTGGGCGAGCGCGAAGGACGGCTTCGACAACTACTTCGGCAGCTCCAAGAGGGGCGCCCCGGACATGCTGGGCTTCACCATCAACGTCGACGAAGGCGGCCGGGGGGTATGCCAGTCGGTCCACCAGAAGGACCGGGGCTGGCAGAACCTGGCCTGCGACAAGCCCGGCCAAGGAGATAACTACATCTTCGGCGGCACCCTCGACAACGGCATCTGGCTCGAAGCCGTCAAGTTCACCGTGTGA
- a CDS encoding phage tail sheath subtilisin-like domain-containing protein yields MPSYLSPGVYVEEVASGSRPIEGVGTSVAAFVGLAPTGPLNEPTLVTNWSQYVAAFGEFTDGYYLAHSVYGFFNNGGSAAYVVRVGGTHQGGASAGGPAAVTGAAAPAALPPGEPKQLGTFSVTAIAGGSLSVEVADPEGEGPAERFKLVVKDGDKAVETFDVTAKKGGRNYVVTQVKERSKLITVQETAPAAQLARPDNQTVALAAPAAPAAVTPAATDDGHPGPAEYLGDSADRTGFGGLEAVDEISMVAVPDLMAAYQRGVIDLEAVKAVQLGLIAHCELMGDRVAVIDPPPGLNARQIRVWRQETAGYDSKYAALYYPWIKVFDPASGQSRVIPPSGHVAGVWARNDFERGVHKAPANEVVRGAVDLELQITRGEQDLLNPIGVNCIRAFPGRGIRVWGARTMSSDPAWRYLNIRRYFNYLEESILIGTQWVVFEPNDHALWARIRRNVSAFLVNEWRSGALFGQRPEDAYYVKCDEETNPPESVDLGRVICEIGIAPVKPAEFVIFRLAQFSSGNGELEE; encoded by the coding sequence ATGCCGTCCTACCTGTCGCCGGGCGTCTACGTCGAGGAGGTGGCCAGCGGCTCGCGTCCCATCGAGGGTGTGGGCACCTCGGTGGCCGCCTTCGTCGGCCTGGCCCCGACCGGTCCGCTGAACGAGCCGACCCTGGTGACCAACTGGTCCCAGTACGTCGCCGCCTTCGGCGAGTTCACCGACGGCTACTACCTCGCGCACTCGGTGTACGGGTTCTTCAACAACGGCGGCAGCGCCGCGTACGTCGTCCGGGTCGGCGGCACGCACCAGGGCGGCGCGTCCGCCGGTGGCCCGGCAGCCGTGACGGGTGCCGCCGCGCCGGCCGCGCTGCCGCCGGGCGAGCCGAAGCAGCTGGGCACGTTCAGCGTGACCGCCATCGCGGGCGGTTCGCTGAGCGTCGAGGTCGCCGACCCCGAGGGCGAGGGTCCGGCCGAGCGGTTCAAGCTGGTCGTCAAGGACGGCGACAAGGCCGTGGAGACGTTCGACGTGACCGCCAAGAAGGGCGGCCGCAACTACGTCGTCACCCAGGTCAAGGAGCGCTCCAAGCTCATCACGGTCCAGGAGACGGCACCGGCCGCGCAGCTCGCGCGCCCCGACAACCAGACCGTGGCGCTGGCGGCCCCCGCCGCCCCGGCCGCCGTCACGCCCGCCGCGACGGACGACGGTCACCCCGGCCCGGCCGAGTACCTCGGCGACTCCGCCGACCGCACCGGCTTCGGCGGCCTGGAGGCCGTTGACGAGATCTCGATGGTCGCCGTGCCCGACCTGATGGCCGCCTACCAGCGCGGCGTGATCGACCTGGAGGCCGTCAAGGCCGTCCAGCTCGGTCTGATCGCGCACTGCGAGCTGATGGGCGACCGCGTCGCCGTCATCGACCCGCCGCCCGGCCTCAACGCCCGGCAGATACGGGTCTGGCGCCAGGAGACCGCCGGGTACGACTCCAAGTACGCGGCCCTCTACTACCCCTGGATCAAGGTCTTCGACCCGGCCTCCGGCCAGTCCCGCGTCATCCCGCCGAGCGGCCACGTCGCCGGTGTCTGGGCCCGCAACGACTTCGAGCGCGGTGTGCACAAGGCGCCCGCCAACGAGGTCGTACGCGGCGCGGTCGACCTGGAGCTGCAGATCACCCGCGGCGAGCAGGACCTCCTCAACCCCATCGGCGTGAACTGCATCCGCGCCTTCCCGGGCCGAGGCATCCGCGTCTGGGGCGCCCGCACCATGTCGTCCGACCCGGCCTGGCGCTACCTCAACATCCGCAGGTACTTCAACTACCTGGAGGAGTCGATCCTGATCGGCACCCAGTGGGTGGTGTTCGAGCCGAACGACCACGCGCTGTGGGCCCGGATCCGGCGCAACGTCTCGGCGTTCCTGGTCAACGAGTGGCGCAGCGGCGCCCTCTTCGGCCAGCGGCCCGAGGACGCGTACTACGTCAAGTGCGACGAGGAGACCAACCCGCCGGAGTCGGTCGACCTCGGCCGGGTCATCTGCGAGATCGGCATCGCCCCGGTCAAGCCCGCCGAGTTCGTGATCTTCCGGCTGGCCCAGTTCTCCAGCGGCAACGGTGAGCTGGAGGAGTAG
- a CDS encoding phage tail protein, with protein sequence MSLAPGDALTSHNFGLQIDGVMVEYLAEVSGLTLEQDVITYQQNSAQGRPEVNLLPGVQKNGQCTVVRGMTQSAAFNTWINDSINGQMSSARKNASIIMMDYQNNPVKRYNMRNAWCSKIDASTLKAGEAAALTETVTIVFEELVIE encoded by the coding sequence ATGAGTCTCGCGCCGGGTGACGCCCTTACCTCACACAATTTCGGCCTCCAGATCGACGGGGTGATGGTCGAGTACCTCGCGGAGGTCAGCGGCCTCACCCTCGAACAGGACGTCATCACGTACCAGCAGAACTCCGCCCAGGGCCGGCCCGAGGTCAACCTTCTGCCCGGTGTGCAGAAGAACGGGCAGTGCACCGTGGTCCGCGGTATGACCCAGTCGGCCGCGTTCAACACGTGGATCAACGACTCCATCAACGGTCAGATGAGTTCCGCCCGTAAGAACGCGTCCATCATCATGATGGATTATCAGAACAATCCGGTGAAGCGGTACAACATGCGCAACGCCTGGTGCAGCAAGATCGACGCGAGCACCCTCAAGGCCGGCGAGGCGGCCGCGCTCACCGAGACCGTGACCATCGTCTTCGAAGAACTGGTCATCGAGTAA
- a CDS encoding DUF6760 family protein — translation MTYATDRLHEEIAYVAYHFHWGFEEILDLEHHDRRRYTEQIASLVTRGGAEG, via the coding sequence GTGACGTACGCGACCGACCGGCTGCATGAGGAGATCGCGTACGTCGCCTACCACTTCCACTGGGGCTTCGAGGAGATCCTCGACCTCGAACACCACGACCGCCGCCGCTACACCGAACAGATCGCGTCCCTCGTGACACGGGGCGGGGCGGAGGGCTGA
- a CDS encoding extensin, with product MQRLKAHKPTAPTRTALPLAVAPRTPSTAPVTPRALAPTPAPTPAPVQRAPEIPLRPIPATTTTAVAPVTATAATSGSTTAHRTASADLPPPYSAVENDASPKAQFDPRTLTDFQLDELTHKLIGRITRLVRTELRLDRERIGKLRDPRH from the coding sequence GTGCAACGCCTCAAGGCCCACAAGCCCACCGCCCCGACCCGTACGGCACTCCCCCTCGCCGTCGCGCCCAGGACACCCAGCACCGCACCCGTCACCCCCCGCGCGCTCGCACCCACCCCCGCACCCACACCCGCCCCGGTCCAGCGGGCCCCGGAAATCCCCCTCCGGCCCATCCCCGCCACCACGACCACCGCCGTCGCACCCGTCACAGCGACCGCGGCCACCAGCGGGTCCACCACAGCTCACCGCACCGCGTCGGCCGACCTCCCGCCGCCGTACTCCGCGGTGGAGAACGACGCCTCACCCAAGGCCCAGTTCGACCCCCGCACCCTCACCGACTTCCAGCTCGACGAACTGACGCACAAGCTCATCGGCCGGATCACCCGCCTCGTCCGCACCGAACTCCGTCTCGACCGCGAACGAATCGGCAAACTCCGCGACCCCCGTCACTGA
- a CDS encoding phage tail protein: protein MPRDLDPGSTIFFTLTIDGESLGYFNGCEGLSSTVEIEQRQEGGNNGFVWQFPSRVTFSNIRLTRPLTPDTAKVAAWISSVATGVKRPTAQIAALRADGSEVAHWGLIDVLPVSWQGPSLDPANPSVATEVLEITHHGFTD from the coding sequence ATGCCCCGCGATCTCGACCCGGGCTCCACCATCTTCTTCACGCTGACGATCGACGGCGAGAGCCTCGGTTACTTCAACGGGTGTGAAGGGCTGTCCTCGACGGTGGAGATCGAGCAACGCCAGGAGGGCGGGAACAACGGGTTCGTCTGGCAGTTCCCGTCGCGTGTGACGTTCTCGAACATCCGGCTGACGAGGCCGCTGACACCGGACACGGCGAAGGTCGCGGCGTGGATCTCGTCCGTGGCGACGGGCGTGAAGCGGCCCACGGCCCAGATCGCGGCGCTGCGCGCGGACGGCTCGGAGGTGGCGCACTGGGGGCTGATCGACGTCCTGCCGGTGAGCTGGCAGGGGCCGTCCCTCGACCCGGCGAACCCGAGCGTGGCGACCGAGGTCCTGGAGATCACGCACCACGGGTTCACGGACTGA
- a CDS encoding peptidase M23, protein MAKGSKGGAGKSLVRATLAIHEPPVGTSTTPGGLKKTFNFEFNPSELTLRQGAQWKRTTSAAVRDGALPEFMGPDPREMNVEIFLDSSDKPSGTTVLKKVDTLLSCCEVTAKSLAAKQPSPPWVVFQWGSFSTARFTAYVSSVDVTYSLFGTTGVPIRAACRMTLHEIPSRTEGQNPTSGALTARSVHRVVAGDSLQSLAWREYGNASAWRAIAEANDIDDPTHLPTGIELVLPAAGEVGY, encoded by the coding sequence ATGGCGAAGGGCAGCAAGGGCGGCGCCGGCAAGAGTCTCGTGCGGGCCACACTGGCCATTCACGAGCCGCCGGTCGGGACGAGCACCACCCCGGGCGGGCTGAAGAAGACGTTCAACTTCGAGTTCAACCCGTCCGAACTGACGCTGCGCCAGGGCGCCCAGTGGAAGAGGACGACGAGCGCGGCCGTACGCGACGGCGCGCTGCCGGAGTTCATGGGCCCCGATCCCCGGGAGATGAACGTCGAGATCTTCCTCGACTCCTCCGACAAGCCGAGCGGCACCACCGTGCTGAAGAAGGTGGACACGCTGCTGTCGTGCTGCGAGGTGACCGCCAAGAGCCTCGCCGCGAAGCAGCCGTCGCCGCCCTGGGTGGTGTTCCAGTGGGGGTCGTTCTCGACGGCCCGTTTCACCGCGTACGTCAGTTCCGTGGACGTCACGTACTCCCTGTTCGGGACGACCGGGGTGCCGATCCGGGCCGCCTGCCGGATGACGCTGCACGAGATCCCGAGCCGGACCGAGGGGCAGAACCCGACGTCGGGCGCGCTCACCGCACGGAGCGTGCACCGGGTCGTGGCGGGTGACTCGTTGCAGTCGCTGGCGTGGCGGGAGTACGGGAACGCGTCCGCGTGGCGGGCGATCGCGGAGGCGAACGACATCGACGACCCCACGCACCTGCCCACCGGCATCGAGCTCGTTCTTCCGGCGGCCGGGGAGGTGGGCTACTGA
- a CDS encoding VgrG-related protein, whose amino-acid sequence MVKPSFSNIVKVTIDGKELPSDYADLLVGGWVDLGAGVPGAFRLTFRDPHGLLLGKLNVRFGSLVVIAPVAGGQGAANPVLTGEVTGMETDYDGTGTFTVVRGYDAGHRLMRVRRVAAYRNQTAADIARKLATMNGVPVGQVQSTKTVYDFISQSNVTDWDFLARLADENEMVMSLDAKGKFQFVKPKPASGAPPTSAPGQKSPFELKAGVDILRCRAAVTAADQVDKVEARGWNVTTKKKLTAMTKASANPGIAIGTTPQKAANPFKAAKLVETDTPYDLQSEVTHAAASLADDITSAFAELEVMVRGNPLLRPGVPITLSDVGSPFEGKYTCTSVRHTFGDGSHYETWVTVSGRQWRSLFGLTSGGGTAAPRLPSVANALVTDVQDPLKQGRVKLQFPWLDDAYVSDWTRTVQMGGKGGGGIFPLDVGDEVLVAFDRGALDHPFVIGGLYNGVDKPTPVKDVWLHDPVKKKAIRHTLSDREGNRVDLLSQQTGLRKQGVRIASGNDRLIINLDRTKTEITVDSKGAVSITGGTSVSVKAGTDLTLSALRSVTIRSGGPLNLQGQGMVGLRSLGGAVNINAVGAIAMSAAGAATISAAGTVQINAVGQAALRAANVDITGIVLVNKKPYPIP is encoded by the coding sequence ATGGTGAAGCCGTCCTTCTCGAACATCGTCAAGGTCACCATCGACGGCAAGGAACTGCCGTCCGACTACGCCGATCTGCTGGTCGGCGGCTGGGTCGATCTCGGGGCCGGGGTACCCGGCGCGTTCCGGCTCACGTTCCGGGACCCGCACGGGCTGCTGCTGGGCAAACTGAACGTCAGGTTCGGCTCCCTGGTGGTCATCGCGCCCGTGGCCGGCGGGCAGGGCGCGGCGAACCCGGTGCTCACCGGCGAGGTCACCGGTATGGAGACCGACTACGACGGCACCGGCACCTTCACCGTCGTCCGCGGCTACGACGCGGGCCACCGGCTGATGCGGGTGCGCAGGGTCGCGGCGTACCGCAACCAGACCGCCGCCGACATCGCCCGCAAGCTGGCGACGATGAACGGCGTCCCGGTCGGGCAGGTGCAGTCCACCAAGACCGTCTACGACTTCATCAGCCAGTCCAATGTGACGGACTGGGACTTCCTGGCGCGGCTCGCCGACGAGAACGAGATGGTGATGTCGCTGGACGCCAAGGGGAAGTTCCAGTTCGTCAAGCCGAAGCCGGCGTCGGGCGCGCCCCCGACGAGCGCCCCCGGTCAGAAGAGCCCCTTCGAGCTCAAGGCCGGTGTCGACATCCTGCGCTGCCGGGCCGCCGTCACCGCCGCCGACCAGGTCGACAAGGTCGAGGCGCGCGGCTGGAACGTCACGACGAAGAAGAAGCTCACCGCGATGACGAAGGCGAGCGCCAACCCCGGTATCGCCATCGGCACCACCCCGCAGAAGGCGGCGAACCCGTTCAAGGCCGCCAAGCTGGTGGAGACCGACACCCCGTACGACCTCCAGAGCGAGGTCACGCACGCCGCCGCATCCCTCGCCGACGACATCACCTCCGCCTTCGCCGAGCTGGAGGTGATGGTGCGCGGCAACCCGCTGCTGCGCCCCGGTGTTCCGATCACGCTCTCCGACGTGGGCTCCCCGTTCGAGGGCAAGTACACCTGCACCTCCGTTCGGCACACCTTCGGCGACGGCAGCCACTACGAGACCTGGGTGACCGTCAGCGGCCGGCAGTGGCGCTCGCTGTTCGGCCTGACGTCGGGGGGCGGTACGGCGGCGCCGCGGCTGCCCAGTGTGGCCAACGCCCTCGTCACCGACGTACAGGATCCGCTGAAGCAGGGCCGGGTGAAGCTGCAGTTCCCGTGGCTGGACGACGCATATGTCAGTGACTGGACGCGGACCGTGCAGATGGGTGGCAAGGGCGGCGGCGGGATCTTCCCGCTGGACGTCGGCGACGAGGTGCTGGTCGCCTTCGACCGGGGCGCGCTCGACCACCCGTTCGTCATCGGCGGCCTCTACAACGGCGTCGACAAACCGACCCCCGTTAAGGACGTGTGGCTGCACGACCCGGTCAAGAAGAAGGCGATCCGGCACACCCTGTCCGACCGGGAGGGCAACCGGGTCGACCTGCTCAGCCAGCAGACCGGCCTGCGCAAGCAGGGCGTACGCATCGCCAGCGGCAACGATCGGCTGATCATCAATCTCGACCGGACGAAGACCGAGATCACGGTGGACAGCAAGGGTGCCGTCAGCATCACCGGCGGTACCTCGGTGTCGGTGAAGGCCGGGACCGATCTGACGCTGAGCGCGCTGCGGTCCGTGACCATCAGGAGCGGCGGGCCGCTCAACCTCCAGGGCCAGGGCATGGTCGGCCTCCGGTCGCTCGGCGGCGCGGTCAACATCAACGCGGTGGGCGCCATCGCCATGAGCGCGGCCGGTGCCGCGACGATCAGCGCGGCCGGAACCGTGCAGATCAACGCCGTCGGCCAGGCGGCGCTGCGGGCGGCCAACGTCGACATCACGGGCATCGTGCTGGTCAACAAGAAGCCGTACCCGATCCCGTGA
- a CDS encoding GPW/gp25 family protein — MAEQFVGSGWAFPLRIGPTGGIALVSGEREVEEAIRLVLATAPGERPMRPEFGCAIHDLVFAPVNEATAGRIQHEVYASLDRWEPRIEVTDVDVTAGADQGVLFIDVRYAIRGTNNPRSLVFPFYVIPSHDEPDLASEGSDRPESDR; from the coding sequence ATGGCCGAGCAGTTCGTCGGATCCGGCTGGGCGTTCCCGCTGCGCATCGGGCCCACCGGGGGCATCGCCCTGGTCAGCGGGGAGCGCGAGGTCGAGGAGGCCATCCGGCTCGTGCTGGCCACCGCGCCGGGTGAGCGGCCGATGCGCCCCGAGTTCGGCTGCGCCATCCACGACCTGGTGTTCGCGCCGGTCAACGAGGCGACCGCCGGCCGTATCCAGCACGAGGTGTACGCGAGCCTCGACCGCTGGGAGCCGCGGATCGAGGTGACCGACGTCGACGTGACGGCGGGCGCCGACCAGGGCGTCCTCTTCATCGACGTCCGCTATGCGATCCGCGGCACCAACAACCCGCGCAGCCTGGTCTTCCCGTTCTACGTCATCCCCTCCCACGACGAGCCGGACCTGGCTTCCGAAGGCTCCGACCGTCCCGAAAGCGACCGCTGA